One segment of Setaria viridis chromosome 4, Setaria_viridis_v4.0, whole genome shotgun sequence DNA contains the following:
- the LOC117852819 gene encoding probable galactinol--sucrose galactosyltransferase 6: MSAMARRLRSSCTRAVASSAFPASPSPSSSLPRRIYTLPPRPLLLASSSSPRPLPLPPAVPPRYSFVRTLAATKGPSPAPPSDVVSPSEQPRSKRQGEEMTIASKVKLAGGTLSVCGRTVLSGVPDAVVASSAAAGGAVDGVFIGADFAEPAARHVISLGALRGVRFMACFRFKLWWMAQRMGERGGDVPLETQFLLVESRGAGADGGEGAPAYVVFLPLVEGAFRASLQGGAGDALELCVESGDADTRAASFDRALFVGAAESDPFAAIAGAVAAAKSALKTFRVRAEKKLPGIVDYFGWCTWDAFYQDVTQEGVEAGLRSLIAGGAPPKFVIIDDGWQSVGTDHSASDEPAGGDEPPRLSRLTGIKENSKFQNADDPAAGIKTVVRAAKEQYGLKYVYVWHAITGYWGGVRPGAAGTEHYRSNLQFPKVSPGVMENEPGMKTDVLTLQGLGLVHPRAVYRFYDELHAYLADAGVDGVKVDVQCVLETLGAGHGGRVQLTRQYHQALDASIAKNFPENGIIACMSHNTDALYCSKQTAVVRASDDFYPRDPVSHTIHIASVAYNSVFLGEFMLPDWDMFHSLHRAGDYHGSARAISGGPVYVSDAPGKHNFELLKKIVLPDGSILRARLPGRPTKDCLFTDPARDGISLLKIWNMNKFTGVLGVYNCQGAAWSSVEKKNIFHQTGTEALTCSVKGSDVHHISEASTDPEWNGDCAVYRHANGDLVVLPNGTALPISLKVLEHDILTVSPIKDLALGFRFAPIGLVDMFNSGGAVEGLTYHLLDGAKLVDGNGSTSGSEAVGLVCMEVRGCGRFGAYSSVRPRKCMMGSSELEFSYDSSSGLLTLQLEDMPKERVHKIVVEL, translated from the exons atgtccGCGATGGCGCGCAGGCTGAGATCCAGCTGCACCAGGGCCGTCGCCTCCTCGGCGTTCCCTGCTTCCCCTTCCCCCTCATCTTCTCTGCCGCGCCGTATATATACCCTCCCTCCCCGCCCGCTGCTCctcgcatcctcctcctccccgcgcccactccctctccctccggcCGTCCCTCCTCG GTACTCCTTTGTTAGGACTCTCGCGGCGACCAAGGGgccttcgccggcgccgccgagcgaCGTCGTCTCGCCGTCCGAGCAGCCGCGGAGTAAGAGGCAGGGGGAGGAGATGACGATCGCCTCCAAAGTCAAGCTCGCTGGCGGCACGCTGTCGGTCTGCGGGCGCACAGTGCTGTCCGGCGTTCCCGACGCGGTGgtggcgtcgtcggccgcggcggggggAGCGGTCGACGGGGTCTTCATCGGCGCCGACTTCGCGGAGCCGGCCGCCCGGCACGTCATCTCCCTCGGCGCCCTCAG AGGCGTTCGGTTCATGGCGTGCTTCCGGTTCAAGCTCTGGTGGATGGCGCAGCGGATGGGGGAGAGAGGCGGCGACGTCCCGCTCGAGACGCAGTTCCTGCTCGTCGAGTccaggggcgccggcgccgacggcgggGAGGGCGCGCCGGCGTACGTCGTGTTCCTCCCGCTCGTGGAGGGCGCGTTCCGGGCCAGCCTtcagggcggcgcgggcgacgcgCTGGAGCTCTGCGTCGAGAGCGGGGATGCcgacacgcgcgcggcgtccttCGACCGCGCGCTCTTCGTAGGCGCCGCGGAGTCCGACCCattcgccgccatcgccggcgccgtcgccgcggccaaGTCCGCGCTCAAGACGTTCCGGGTCCGCGCCGAGAAGAAGCTCCCGGGCATCGTCGACTACTTCGGTTGGTGCACCTGGGACGCCTTCTACCAGGACGTCACGCAGGAGGGCGTCGAGGCCGGGCTCCGCAGCCtcatcgccggcggcgcgccgcccaagTTCGTCATCATCGACGACGGCTGGCAGTCCGTCGGCACCGACCACTCCGCTTCCGACGAACCCGCTGGCGGGGACGAACCGCCTCGCCTGTCTCGTCTTACCGGCATCAAGGAGAACAGCAAGTTCCAGAACGCCGACGACCCGGCCGCCGGCATCAAGACGGTGGTGCGCGCGGCGAAGGAGCAGTACGGGCTCAAGTACGTCTACGTCTGGCACGCCATCACCGGCTACTGGGGCGGCGTCCGTCCGGGCGCGGCCGGGACGGAGCACTACCGCTCGAACCTGCAGTTCCCCAAGGTGTCGCCGGGCGTCATGGAGAACGAGCCCGGCATGAAGACCGACGTGCTCACCCTGCAGGGGCTCGGCCTCGTGCACCCGCGCGCTGTGTACCGCTTCTACGACGAGCTCCACGCGTacctcgccgacgccggcgtcgacggcgtCAAGGTGGACGTGCAGTGCGTCCTCGAGACGCTcggcgccggccatggcggACGCGTGCAGCTCACCAGGCAGTACCACCAGGCGCTTGACGCCTCCATCGCCAAGAACTTCCCGGAGAACGGCATCATCGCCTGCATGAGCCACAACACCGACGCCCTCTACTG CTCCAAGCAGACGGCGGTGGTGAGGGCGTCGGATGATTTCTACCCGAGGGACCCCGTCTCGCATACGATCCACATCGCCTCGGTGGCATACAACAGCGTGTTCCTCGGCGAGTTCATGCTCCCGGACTGGGATATGTTCCATTCACTTCACCGGGCCGGCGACTACCACGGCTCAGCCCGTGCGATCAGTGGCGGCCCCGTCTATGTCAG TGATGCCCCAGGGAAGCACAACTTCGAGCTGCTAAAGAAGATTGTGTTGCCAGACGGCTCCATTCTTCGCGCACGTCTGCCAGGACGGCCGACCAAGGATTGCTTGTTCACTGACCCGGCACGCGACGGCATCAG CTTGCTCAAGATCTGGAACATGAACAAGTTCACCGGCGTGCTGGGCGTGTACAACTGCCAGGGCGCGGCGTGGAGCTCCGTGGAGAAGAAGAACATCTTCCACCAGACCGGCACCGAGGCCCTGACCTGCAGCGTCAAGGGCAGCGACGTCCATCACATCTCCGAGGCATCGACGGACCCCGAGTGGAACGGTGACTGTGCCGTGTACCGCCATGCCAATGGCGACCTTGTCGTCCTCCCGAACGGCACGGCATTGCCCATCTCTCTGAAGGTCTTGGAGCACGACATACTCACCGTGTCACCGATCAAG GACTTGGCACTTGGCTTCAGGTTCGCCCCCATCGGGCTGGTTGACATGTTCAACAGCGGTGGCGCCGTGGAAGGCCTGACCTACCACCTCCTCGACGGCGCAAAGCTTGTCGACGGCAACGGCTCCACTTCTGGCTCCGAGGCTGTCGGATTGGTGTGCATGGAAGTGAGGGGATGTGGAAGGTTCGGTGCCTACTCCTCAGTGAGGCCAAGAAAGTGCATGATGGGTTCATCTGAACTGGAGTTCTCCTATGATTCTTCCTCCGGTCTACTGACGCTGCAGCTGGAGGACATGCCCAAGGAGAGGGTTCACAAGATTGTTGTTGAGTTGTAG
- the LOC117852498 gene encoding protein FAR1-RELATED SEQUENCE 5-like, with translation MAFDSEDKAYEMYNNYAGKVGFSIRKSHTKRRVDKTICQKYIVCSNEGHCANASSQKDVTRTGCDARVQFSVSREGIWKVQKVVLDHNHYLASPNKKHKLKSQRRVTDADRQLIGQIREAGMKPAQVYEFMKEFYGGSDKVPFAKMDSNNEIGRERKKYLECNDAQSLLDYLKNKQRDDPGFFYAAQIDEEDGRIANFFWADGQSIMDYACFGDAVSFDTTFQTNKFEMPFAPLLGTNHHKQTIIFGAALIFNESIESFVWLFETFLTAMSGKHPKTIFTDQDAAMAGAIAYVFRNTSHRLCLWHICLNAAKHLGPLIKKFSETFLPEFKRCVYEERSEPLFIQMWQKLLSKYKLENNQWMANLYALRKKWATIYRDSFTADMNSTQRSEGMNNVFKKRFRRKLGLTELLVECEKVSASLRENELEADFNSRRKNPVTYSPDLPLLKSAAESYTKRMYLEFEEEFKEHFSFSCKLLQADESILTYMVTHMHANHGATTVFNSANMSVTCSCRKYESIGMCTHFEL, from the coding sequence ATGGCTTTCGATTCAGAGGATAAAGCTTACGAGATGTATAATAACTATGCTGGTAAGGTCGGATTCAGTATTAGAAAGAGCCATACGAAGCGCCGAGTTGATAAAACTATATGCCAGAAGTATATAGTTTGCAGTAACGAAGGACACTGTGCTAATGCGTCGTCACAGAAGGATGTTACAAGGACGGGTTGTGATGCCCGTGTTCAGTTTAGTGTCAGCAGAGAGGGGATTTGGAAAGTGCAAAAGGTTGTACTTGATCACAATCATTATCTTGCTAGTCCTAATAAAAAGCACAAGCTGAAGTCCCAGCGTCGTGTTACAGATGCAGACAGGCAGCTGATTGGTCAGATAAGAGAAGCCGGGATGAAGCCAGCCCAGGTGTATGAGTTCATGAAAGAATTTTATGGAGGATCTGACAAAGTTCCATTTGCAAAGATGGATAGCAACAATGAGATCGGTCGCGAGCGGAAGAAGTACTTAGAGTGCAATGATGCGCAGTCATTGTTGGATTACTTGAAGAATAAGCAGAGAGATGATCCTGGATTTTTTTATGCTGCTCAAATAGACGAGGAAGATGGTCGGATAGCTAATTTCTTCTGGGCAGATGGTCAGTCTATTATGGACTATGCATGCTTTGGTGACGCCGTATCATTTGACACCACCTTtcagactaataagtttgaAATGCCTTTTGCTCCACTCCTGGGAACGAACCATCACAAGCAAACAATAATTTTTGGGGCAGCATTGATATTTAATGAGagtattgaatcatttgtttggCTCTTTGAGACCTTCCTAACAGCTATGTCTGGCAAACATCCCAAAACAATTTTCACTGATCAAGACGCGGCCATGGCAGGAGCAATTGCCTATGTATTCAGAAATACAAGTCATCGTCTTTGTTTGTGGCACATATGTCTTAATGCAGCTAAACATCTAGGACCCTTAATTAAAAAATTTTCTGAGACATTTTTACCTGAATTTAAGAGATGCGTGTATGAAGAGAGATCAGAGCCGCTGTTCATTCAGATGTGGCAGAAATTGTTGAGTAAGTATAAACTAGAGAACAACCAATGGATGGCAAACCTATATGCTTTGAGGAAAAAGTGGGCTACTATATACCGTGACTCTTTTACAGCTGATATGAATTCAACTCAAAGAAGTGAAGGTATGAATAACGTGTTCAAGAAAAGATTTCGTAGAAAACTTGGACTTACTGAACTTCTTGTAGAATGCGAGAAGGTTTCAGCTAGCCTTCGTGAAAATGAGTTAGAAGCAGATTTTAACTCACGCCGAAAGAACCCAGTTACTTACAGTCCAGATTTACCTCTATTGAAATCTGCGGCTGAATCATATACAAAGAGGATGTATTTGgagtttgaggaagaatttaaaGAACATTTTTCATTCTCTTGTAAATTGTTGCAAGCTGATGAGTCAATCCTCACATATATGGTTACACATATGCATGCTAATCATGGAGCAACGACTGTTTTCAACAGTGCGAATATGTCCGTTACATGTTCTTGCAGAAAGTATGAATCCATAGGTATGTGCACACATTTTGAATTATAA
- the LOC140220068 gene encoding probable galactinol--sucrose galactosyltransferase 6, translated as MTITSSVKLAGGTLSVCGRTVLSGVPAGVVASSAAAGEAVDGVFIGAYFPEPASLHVISLGALRGPRFMACFRSKLWWMSQRMGDKGGDVPHETQFLLVESRAGEDAAAAAYVVFLPLVEGAFRASLQGGASDDALELCVESGDAGTRAASFDRALFVGAAESDPFAAITGAVAAAKSALKTFRLRAEKKLPGIVDYFGWCTWDAFYQDVTQEGVEAGLRSLVAGGAPPKFVIIDDGWQSVETDHTSPDEPAGVAKQKQPHLPRLTGIRENSKFQNADDPAAGIRTVVRAAKEEHGLKYVFVWHAITGYWGGVRPGAAGMERYRSSMQFPEISPGVAENDPGMVTDWITAQGVGLMHPRAVYRFYDEQHAYLAAAGVDGVKVDEQCILETLGAGHGGRALLTRQYHQALDASVAKNFPENGIIACMSHNTDALYCSKQTAVVRASDDFFPRDPASHTVHIAAVAYNSVFLGEFMLPDWDMFHSLHPAGEYHGSARAISGGPVYVSDAPGKHDFDLLKKIVLPDGSVLRALLPGRPTKDCLFTDPARDDVSLLKIWNMNKFTGVLGVYNCQGAAWSSVEKKTVSHHTGAEALTCGVKGSDVHLISEAATDPEWWNGDCAVYRHAGGDLVVLPDGAALPVSLKVLEQDILTVSPIKDMAPGFRFAPIGLVDMFNGGGAVEGLTYHLLDGAKLVGGDGSASSSEAVGLVCMEVRGCGRFGAYSSVRPRKCMLGSVEMEFSYDSSSGLVTLQLQEMPREIAHKIVVEL; from the exons ATGACGATCACATCATCCGtcaagctcgccggcggcacgcTGTCGGTCTGCGGGAGGACGGTTCTGTCCGGCGTGCCAGCCGGCGTCGTGGCGTcctctgcggcggcgggggaagcGGTTGACGGGGTCTTCATCGGCGCCTACTTCCCCGAGCCGGCCTCCCTCCACGTCATCTCCCTCGGCGCCTTGAG GGGCCCGCGGTTCATGGCGTGCTTCCGGAGCAAGCTGTGGTGGATGTCGCAGCGGATGGGGGACAAGGGCGGCGACGTCCCGCACGAAACGCAGTTCCTGCTAGTCGAGTCCAgggccggcgaggacgcggcggcggcggcgtacgtcGTGTTCCTCCCGCTCGTGGAGGGCGCGTTCCGGGCCAGCCTCCAGGGCGGCGCGAGTGACGACGCACTGGAGCTCTGCGTCGAGAGCGGGGACgccggcacgcgcgcggcgtccttCGACCGCGCGCTCTTCGTGGGCGCCGCGGAGTCCGACCCCTTCGCCGCCATcaccggcgccgtcgccgcggccaaGTCCGCGCTTAAGACGTTCCGGCTCCGCGCCGAGAAGAAGCTCCCGGGCATCGTGGACTACTTCGGGTGGTGCACCTGGGACGCCTTCTACCAGGACGTCACGCAGGAGGGCGTCGAGGCCGGGCTCCGcagcctcgtcgccggcggcgcgccgcccaagTTCGTCATCATCGACGACGGCTGGCAGTCCGTCGAGACCGACCATACCAGCCCCGACGAACCCGCCGGCGTGGCCAAGCAGAAGCAGCCCCACCTGCCTCGGCTCACCGGTATCAGGGAGAACAGCAAGTTCCAGAACGCCGACGACCCGGCCGCCGGCATCAGGACGGTGGTGCGCGCGGCGAAGGAGGAGCACGGGCTCAAGTACGTCTTCGTCTGGCACGCCATCACCGGCTACTggggcggcgtccggccgggcGCCGCCGGGATGGAGCGCTACCGCTCCAGCATGCAGTTCCCGGAGATCTCGCCGGGAGTCGCCGAGAACGACCCTGGCATGGTGACCGACTGGATCACCGCCCAGGGGGTCGGCCTGATGCACCCGCGCGCCGTGTACcggttctacgacgagcagcacgcgtacctcgccgccgccggcgtcgacggTGTCAAGGTCGACGAGCAGTGCATCCTGGAGACGCTCGGcgccggccacggcggccgcgcgctACTCACGAGGCAGTACCACCAGGCGCTCGACGCCTCCGTCGCCAAGAACTTCCCGGAGAACGGCATCATCGCCTGCATGAGCCACAACACCGACGCCCTCTACTG CTCGAAGCAGACGGCGGTGGTGAGGGCATCTGATGATTTCTTCCCGAGGGACCCCGCGTCGCACACGGTCCACATCGCCGCGGTGGCGTACAACAGCGTGTTCCTCGGCGAGTTCATGCTCCCGGACTGGGACATGTTCCACTCCCTCCACCCCGCCGGCGAGTACCACGGCTCGGCCCGTGCCATCAGCGGCGGCCCGGTCTATGTCAG TGATGCCCCCGGGAAGCACGACTTCGATCTGCTGAAGAAGATTGTCTTGCCCGACGGCTCGGTGCTCCGGGCGCTTCTGCCTGGCCGGCCGACCAAGGACTGCCTGTTCACCGACCCGGCACGTGACGACGTCAG CTTGCTCAAGATATGGAACATGAACAAGTTCACGGGCGTCCTCGGCGTGTACAACTGCCAGGGCGCGGCGTGGAGCTCCGTGGAGAAGAAGACCGTGTCCCACCACACCGGCGCCGAGGCCCTGACCTGCGGCGTGAAGGGCAGCGACGTCCACCTCATCTCCGAGGCCGCGACGGACCCCGAGTGGTGGAACGGCGACTGCGCCGTGTaccgccacgccggcggcgacctcgtcgtcctccccgACGGCGCGGCGCTGCCCGTGTCGCTCAAGGTCCTCGAGCAAGACATCCTCACCGTGTCGCCGATCAAG GACATGGCACCCGGGTTCCGGTTCGCCCCGATCGGCCTCGTCGACATgttcaacggcggcggcgcggtggaaggCCTGACCTACCACCTCCTCGACGGGGCAAAGCTGGTCGGCGGCGATGGCTCGGCTTCTAGCTCAGAGGCCGTCGGATTGGTGTGCATGGAAGTGAGGGGGTGCGGCAGGTTCGGCGCCTACTCTTCGGTCAGGCCAAGGAAATGCATGCTGGGCTCAGTTGAGATGGAGTTCTCCTACGACTCTTCGTCTGGGCTGGTGACTCTGCAGCTGCAGGAGATGCCCAGGGAGATTGCTCACAAGATTGTCGTTGAGTTGTAG